From Nicotiana tabacum cultivar K326 chromosome 20, ASM71507v2, whole genome shotgun sequence, one genomic window encodes:
- the LOC107791959 gene encoding FCS-Like Zinc finger 6, whose protein sequence is MLLGKRPRPPIKRTTSMKEFTLDLNINDPSVAVINYQPFDPLNPYNFTGPVPMPSNGLDQRLILTRRRSADFVGTAHFLRACSLCKRQLIPGRDIYMYRGDSAFCSLDCREKQMKQDEKKEKYPKVATRKKVTNSAAMAAVASGTGSDAPPQARP, encoded by the exons atgttGCTTGGAAAGAGGCCAAGGCCACCAATCAAAAGAACAACAAGCATGAAAGAATTCACCTTGGATCTCAACATAAACGATCCTTCTGTAGCCGTTATAAATTATCAGCCCTTTGATCCTCTCAACCCCTACAACTTCACTGGTCCCGTCCCAATGCCCTCCAACGGCCTAGATCAACGCTTAATCTTGACTCGCAGAAGATCAGCTGATTTCGTTGGAACTGCCCATTTCCTTAGAGCTTGCTCCCTCTGCAAACGCCAGTTAATCCCTGGTCGTGACATCTACATGTACAG aggAGATAGTGCTTTCTGCAGCCTAGACTGTAGAGAAAAGCAGATGAAGCAAGATGAAAAGAAAGAGAAGTATCCGAAGGTTGCAACTAGGAAAAAAGTTACTAACTCAGCCGCCATGGCCGCCGTGGCAAGCGGAACAGGATCCGACGCTCCACCTCAGGCCAGACCGTAA